The Candidatus Scalindua japonica genome has a window encoding:
- a CDS encoding NAD(P)/FAD-dependent oxidoreductase, whose amino-acid sequence MGKHLVIAGGGHAHMLTLANLHKFIEKGHKVTLIGPSPYHYYSGMGPGMLGKTYNPEEVRFATKQVVEKQGGVFMQDRVNRVNPENRTVYLDSGQTITYDVLSCNVGSYVPMTIVSGTDTDIFPVKPIELLMHVQERMLELTLQKNISIGIIGGGPSSAETAGNIWRLGKYYGKNIPVITIFSGEKFMEHFPENVRNRIFRSLTKRGIEILENDFVREVKTGQIVMESGQKHFVDLILLAHGIKTYPVFQKSGLPTGPEGELLVNKYLQCTAHAEIFGGGDCIYFTDKPLDKVGVYAVRENPVLYHNLMASLDETELHTFDPGGEYLLIFNMGDGTGVLRKKKMVIGGRLAFIIKNYIDRRFMKKFQSQE is encoded by the coding sequence TTGGGAAAACATCTCGTAATTGCCGGCGGTGGGCACGCGCATATGCTGACACTTGCCAATCTTCACAAATTTATTGAAAAAGGTCATAAAGTAACCCTTATCGGCCCATCACCCTACCACTATTATTCCGGTATGGGCCCGGGGATGTTGGGAAAAACATACAACCCGGAAGAGGTCCGCTTTGCGACAAAACAAGTAGTAGAGAAACAGGGTGGTGTGTTTATGCAGGATAGAGTAAATCGCGTTAATCCTGAAAACCGAACGGTATACCTTGATTCCGGCCAGACTATTACCTACGATGTGCTTTCATGTAATGTCGGCAGTTATGTACCAATGACGATTGTATCAGGAACAGACACAGATATCTTCCCGGTAAAGCCGATTGAATTACTGATGCATGTACAGGAGCGAATGCTTGAACTTACCTTACAAAAAAATATTTCTATCGGAATAATAGGAGGCGGTCCTTCTTCTGCTGAAACTGCCGGAAACATCTGGAGATTGGGAAAATACTATGGCAAAAATATCCCGGTAATAACGATCTTTTCAGGTGAAAAATTTATGGAGCATTTTCCGGAAAATGTTCGCAACAGAATTTTCCGATCCTTGACAAAACGCGGTATAGAAATCCTGGAAAATGATTTCGTAAGGGAGGTAAAAACCGGACAGATTGTCATGGAATCAGGGCAAAAACATTTTGTGGACTTAATCCTTCTGGCTCATGGAATAAAGACGTATCCCGTCTTTCAGAAATCAGGATTACCAACCGGCCCTGAAGGAGAGCTCCTTGTCAACAAATACCTTCAATGTACCGCACATGCTGAAATATTCGGAGGTGGAGATTGTATTTATTTTACAGACAAGCCACTTGATAAAGTTGGGGTTTACGCAGTACGGGAAAATCCGGTCCTTTACCACAATCTCATGGCATCTTTAGATGAGACAGAACTTCATACTTTTGATCCCGGCGGAGAGTACCTGCTCATTTTTAATATGGGAGACGGTACCGGAGTTTTGCGAAAAAAAAAGATGGTAATAGGAGGAAGGCTCGCCTTTATAATTAAGAATTATATTGATCGCAGATTTATGAAGAAGTTCCAATCACAGGAATAA
- a CDS encoding rhodanese-like domain-containing protein, whose amino-acid sequence MRWKQFLTPVKSINVDQAREYREEKPPDELTFLDVRQPKEYETGHIPGAKLIPLPEITSRIGEIDPDKATVVYCAVGGRSRIAAQMMAAQGFGDVYNLSGGFKAWKGEAAFGTENKGLELFTGNESVEKTLIVAYSLEEGLRNFYFEMKARVNNSDASNLFEKLSEIEIKHQNRILEEYSKITEKSVTREEFEKSVAVKKLEGGLTTEEYANLFHPDWESVTDIIEVAMSIEAQALDLYLRASERAGDSQSQKVLRQIADEERTHLAQLGKLIESI is encoded by the coding sequence ATGCGCTGGAAACAATTTCTCACTCCCGTTAAATCGATTAATGTGGACCAGGCGAGAGAGTATAGGGAGGAAAAACCTCCCGATGAACTTACCTTTTTAGATGTACGTCAACCTAAGGAATATGAGACAGGTCATATCCCGGGAGCCAAACTTATACCCCTGCCGGAAATAACATCACGGATTGGTGAAATAGATCCTGATAAAGCAACCGTTGTATACTGTGCCGTAGGAGGACGCAGCCGGATTGCCGCCCAGATGATGGCGGCACAGGGATTCGGTGATGTTTATAATCTTTCCGGAGGATTTAAGGCATGGAAAGGTGAGGCCGCTTTTGGAACAGAGAACAAGGGGTTGGAACTTTTTACCGGTAACGAATCGGTTGAAAAGACCCTGATAGTCGCTTATTCTCTTGAGGAAGGCCTGCGAAATTTTTATTTTGAAATGAAGGCCAGAGTAAATAACAGTGATGCCAGTAACCTCTTCGAGAAACTATCTGAAATAGAGATTAAACACCAGAATCGTATTTTAGAAGAGTATAGCAAAATCACGGAGAAATCCGTAACCAGAGAAGAGTTTGAAAAAAGTGTTGCTGTCAAGAAACTTGAAGGAGGTCTTACTACAGAAGAGTATGCAAATCTTTTTCATCCGGACTGGGAATCGGTAACAGACATTATTGAAGTGGCAATGTCAATTGAGGCACAGGCACTTGACCTCTATTTACGTGCTAGTGAAAGAGCCGGGGATTCTCAATCTCAAAAAGTATTGAGGCAGATTGCTGATGAAGAGCGGACTCATCTGGCACAACTGGGTAAATTGATCGAAAGTATATGA
- a CDS encoding tetratricopeptide repeat protein — MKRPYLLIITVTMWFVFTGGISLSEDFNVESIEAYRQAAEKNPHDAKSYFNLGIACLKSGMYQESIESLKQAIKIVPDDAEAHKALGYVCLNLYLYEDAIEASKQVLRIKPDATAHYNLGYIYNASDDKDSALKQYEILKSLDSELANKLLKLINK, encoded by the coding sequence ATGAAGAGACCATATCTATTAATAATCACAGTAACCATGTGGTTTGTTTTCACGGGCGGTATTTCTCTGTCAGAGGACTTTAACGTGGAGTCGATAGAAGCTTACAGGCAGGCCGCAGAGAAGAATCCTCATGATGCAAAGTCTTATTTTAATCTTGGTATTGCCTGTCTCAAATCAGGCATGTACCAAGAATCGATTGAGTCATTAAAGCAGGCAATAAAAATCGTTCCTGATGACGCGGAGGCCCATAAAGCTCTCGGTTACGTCTGTCTGAATTTATACTTGTATGAAGATGCGATTGAAGCGTCAAAGCAGGTTTTAAGGATTAAGCCTGATGCCACAGCACATTATAACCTTGGTTACATTTATAATGCATCAGACGATAAAGACTCTGCCTTAAAGCAGTATGAAATACTGAAAAGTCTTGATTCTGAACTGGCCAACAAACTGTTAAAATTAATTAATAAATAA
- a CDS encoding type I restriction-modification system subunit M yields the protein MTQTTNNLAAYIWSLADLLRGDFKQSQYGRVILPFTLLRRLEGVLEESKDAVLAEYEKVKKMNLPEVGEEKKLLRATGGLSFFNTSKMDLSKLGESGIKDNLESYIQGFSKDAREIFEYFKFGEYIGQLNDANLLYKVMQRVRTMDLSPEAISNYEMGLVFEELIRRFAESSNETAGEHFTPRDIVRLTTSLVFMEDDDALTKAGIIRTIYDPTAGTGGFLSSGMEYVHELNPQAVMRAFGQELNPESYAICKADMLIKGQDVTNIKFGNTLSGDQLYADKFDYMLSNPPFGVDWKKIEQDIKDENKLKGFDGRFGPGLPRVSDGSLLFLLHLISKLRDASEGGARIGIILNGSPLFTGGAGSGESEIRRYILEADLLEAIVALPADMFYNTGIATYVWVLSNKKSKERKGKVQLINGVNLYGKMRKSLGSKRNVMGDDDIATITRCFGNFDVVDARELDKPADTKSNRGRQSENSKTEAPKTFGSKIFNTYEFGYRRITIERPLRESWQFSDERIAELRFAPKPLNVAMKWAYAEYGSNWTDDIDCDSYGVLSENETDIRTHIKNHFSELKEKQIKDLLDIKTWLNQRQILLKARQLQQIIGSEQHDDMNGYDDVIKGTGIKLKANEKKQITVAVSWRNPDAEKVIKKIHKGKANPVYGLFKVGGEVVEYKADGDLRDNENVALDPSRPVNEINEAYFAKEVQPHVPDAWIDAGKKDEKDQEIGIVGYEIPFNRHFYVYQPPRDLAEIDADLDKVSAEIMDLLKEVHS from the coding sequence ATGACTCAAACAACTAACAATTTGGCAGCCTATATCTGGTCTCTGGCCGACCTTTTACGCGGCGATTTCAAACAAAGCCAATATGGCCGGGTGATCTTGCCGTTTACTCTGTTACGTCGCCTTGAAGGGGTACTGGAAGAGAGTAAAGATGCTGTACTGGCCGAATATGAAAAAGTAAAAAAGATGAACCTACCGGAAGTAGGCGAAGAAAAAAAGCTGTTACGTGCTACCGGAGGTTTATCATTTTTTAACACTTCCAAGATGGACCTCTCCAAACTGGGTGAATCCGGTATAAAGGATAACCTGGAATCTTATATTCAGGGTTTTTCCAAAGATGCCCGTGAGATATTTGAGTACTTTAAATTTGGTGAGTATATCGGACAACTTAACGATGCCAACCTGTTGTATAAGGTTATGCAAAGAGTCAGGACAATGGATTTAAGCCCTGAGGCAATTTCCAACTATGAAATGGGTCTGGTGTTTGAAGAGCTGATCCGCCGATTTGCTGAAAGCTCTAATGAAACCGCAGGAGAACACTTTACCCCGCGTGATATCGTGCGTCTCACCACCTCGCTGGTGTTTATGGAAGATGATGACGCCCTAACCAAAGCGGGCATTATACGCACCATCTACGATCCCACAGCAGGTACCGGCGGTTTCCTTTCTTCAGGTATGGAGTATGTGCATGAGTTAAACCCTCAGGCAGTTATGCGTGCCTTTGGCCAGGAGCTCAATCCGGAGAGTTATGCTATCTGTAAAGCGGATATGCTGATCAAAGGGCAGGACGTCACCAATATCAAATTTGGCAACACTCTTTCCGGTGATCAGCTCTATGCCGATAAATTTGACTACATGTTATCCAATCCTCCTTTTGGCGTTGATTGGAAAAAGATTGAACAGGATATAAAAGACGAAAATAAGCTCAAAGGTTTTGATGGGCGTTTCGGCCCTGGGTTACCCCGTGTATCTGACGGATCGCTGCTGTTTCTGCTGCACTTGATCAGTAAATTGAGGGACGCTTCCGAAGGGGGCGCCCGTATCGGTATTATCCTCAACGGCTCACCTCTATTTACCGGCGGTGCGGGGTCTGGTGAATCGGAGATACGTCGCTATATATTAGAAGCTGATCTATTAGAGGCCATTGTCGCACTTCCTGCCGACATGTTCTACAATACCGGTATTGCCACCTATGTCTGGGTGCTGTCTAATAAAAAATCAAAGGAACGTAAAGGCAAAGTTCAACTGATTAATGGAGTCAACCTCTATGGGAAAATGCGTAAATCTTTAGGTTCTAAGCGTAATGTAATGGGTGATGATGACATTGCCACCATTACCCGCTGCTTTGGCAATTTTGATGTGGTCGATGCACGTGAGCTGGATAAGCCGGCAGATACTAAAAGCAACCGTGGACGCCAATCGGAAAACTCGAAGACGGAGGCGCCGAAAACCTTTGGCAGTAAGATCTTTAACACGTATGAATTCGGCTACCGCCGGATCACCATTGAACGCCCCTTGCGTGAATCCTGGCAGTTCAGTGATGAACGCATTGCCGAGCTGCGCTTTGCCCCCAAACCCTTAAACGTGGCTATGAAATGGGCATATGCTGAATACGGAAGCAACTGGACTGACGATATTGATTGTGACTCTTATGGCGTATTAAGCGAGAACGAAACGGATATTCGCACGCATATAAAAAATCACTTTAGCGAGCTGAAAGAGAAACAGATTAAAGATCTGTTAGACATCAAAACCTGGTTAAACCAGAGACAGATACTGTTAAAAGCCAGACAACTGCAACAGATCATTGGTTCAGAACAGCATGACGATATGAATGGTTATGATGATGTCATTAAAGGAACAGGTATCAAATTAAAGGCCAATGAGAAAAAACAGATAACTGTTGCCGTCAGTTGGAGGAACCCGGATGCGGAGAAAGTCATTAAGAAAATCCATAAGGGCAAGGCCAATCCTGTTTACGGATTGTTTAAGGTAGGTGGTGAGGTGGTTGAATACAAAGCAGATGGTGATCTGCGTGATAACGAGAATGTTGCCCTTGATCCTTCCAGGCCGGTTAACGAAATCAACGAAGCTTACTTTGCCAAAGAGGTACAGCCTCATGTGCCGGATGCCTGGATAGATGCTGGAAAAAAAGATGAAAAGGATCAGGAGATCGGTATTGTGGGTTATGAAATTCCCTTTAATCGCCATTTCTATGTCTATCAGCCGCCACGAGATCTGGCGGAGATTGATGCGGATTTGGATAAGGTGAGTGCGGAGATTATGGATCTACTTAAAGAGGTGCATTCATGA
- a CDS encoding restriction endonuclease subunit S, with product MTGRYQAYPEYKDSGVEWLGEVPEHWDVKKLKFIANIHPSNIDKKTKDGELPIVLCNYTDVYYNDFIDNSIDFMKASATIEQIEKFTLQAGDTIITKDSEDPNDIAIPTFVSENMPGVVCGYHLSVIRPFNKSYSAYVKRVFECEYARAYFATRSNGLTRYGLGTYALENVFYPQPIKEEAVVIANFLNHETTKIDTLIEKQQQLIKLLKEKRQAVISHVVTKGLNPDVAMKDSGVEWLGGGAGALGCFFFRLLCKHFYWCNS from the coding sequence ATGACGGGTAGATACCAAGCGTATCCGGAGTATAAGGATTCTGGGGTAGAGTGGTTGGGGGAAGTACCAGAACACTGGGATGTAAAAAAATTAAAATTTATTGCTAATATTCACCCAAGTAACATTGATAAGAAAACAAAGGATGGTGAACTACCAATAGTTTTATGTAATTATACTGATGTTTATTACAATGATTTTATTGATAATTCTATAGATTTTATGAAGGCTAGCGCAACAATAGAACAGATTGAGAAATTCACTCTTCAAGCTGGTGATACAATTATCACGAAAGATTCTGAAGACCCTAATGATATAGCAATACCAACTTTCGTATCTGAGAACATGCCCGGAGTTGTTTGCGGTTATCACCTTTCAGTGATTAGACCTTTTAATAAATCTTATAGTGCTTATGTTAAGCGAGTTTTTGAATGTGAGTACGCACGTGCATATTTTGCAACAAGATCAAATGGATTAACTCGTTATGGATTGGGGACATATGCGTTAGAAAATGTATTTTACCCACAACCTATTAAAGAAGAAGCGGTGGTAATCGCCAATTTCCTTAACCACGAAACAACCAAAATCGATACCCTGATCGAAAAACAACAACAGCTAATCAAACTGCTGAAAGAAAAACGCCAGGCAGTGATTAGCCATGTCGTTACCAAAGGTTTAAATCCCGATGTCGCCATGAAGGATTCTGGTGTTGAGTGGTTGGGGGGGGGTGCCGGAGCATTGGGGTGTTTCTTCTTTAGGTTATTATGCAAACATTTCTACTGGTGCAACTCCTGA
- a CDS encoding restriction endonuclease subunit S — protein MPEHWGVSSLGYYANISTGATPDRSKKEYWGGDIPWIKTGEVKYKEILETEEHITPEGVCNSAVTISPPGTLLMAMYGQGVTRGRVAILGVSATYNQACAAITPKETMWNKYLRYFFIAAYHAIRDGGNETSQMNLNADIVSKFKITIPEINEQHQIVKYLDFELERFDKLIKKAVDAIKLMQERRTALISAAVTGKIDVRKWKPPEQNK, from the coding sequence GTGCCGGAGCATTGGGGTGTTTCTTCTTTAGGTTATTATGCAAACATTTCTACTGGTGCAACTCCTGACCGATCTAAGAAGGAGTACTGGGGTGGCGATATTCCGTGGATTAAAACTGGAGAAGTTAAATATAAAGAAATTCTTGAAACAGAGGAACATATTACACCAGAAGGTGTATGTAATTCGGCAGTAACAATTTCACCGCCTGGTACTTTATTGATGGCTATGTATGGACAAGGTGTTACGCGAGGCCGTGTTGCTATATTAGGTGTCTCCGCAACTTATAACCAAGCCTGCGCAGCGATTACTCCAAAAGAAACAATGTGGAATAAATATTTACGTTATTTCTTTATAGCGGCCTATCATGCAATTAGAGACGGTGGTAACGAAACAAGTCAGATGAACCTTAATGCAGATATTGTAAGTAAATTTAAGATTACAATACCAGAAATTAATGAGCAGCATCAAATAGTTAAATATCTAGATTTTGAACTGGAGAGATTTGATAAGTTAATCAAAAAAGCAGTTGATGCTATTAAGTTAATGCAAGAACGCCGCACAGCCCTAATCTCCGCCGCCGTTACCGGAAAGATAGACGTTCGCAAATGGAAGCCCCCGGAACAAAATAAATAA
- a CDS encoding REP-associated tyrosine transposase, translating to MEYRRFYQSGAIYFFTVVTENREPLLIDNIERLRAAFRLCMSRYPFEIEAIVVLPDHLHTLWKLPEGDKDFSRRWMVIKRKFSSGLPCGSVNASKARKREKGIWQRRFWEHYIRDEEDWRRHVDYIHFNPVKHGYVSEPQDWPYSSYPQAVRKGWYETDVLREEDFKDMDFE from the coding sequence ATGGAATATCGGCGTTTTTATCAATCGGGTGCGATCTATTTCTTTACGGTCGTGACGGAGAATCGGGAACCTCTATTAATTGATAATATAGAACGGTTGCGTGCCGCCTTTCGTCTATGTATGTCTCGTTACCCCTTTGAAATTGAGGCGATTGTGGTGTTACCGGATCATCTGCACACATTATGGAAACTGCCTGAAGGTGACAAAGATTTTTCCCGACGCTGGATGGTGATTAAACGTAAATTTTCATCCGGCCTTCCCTGTGGGTCTGTAAACGCTTCCAAGGCCAGAAAACGGGAGAAGGGTATCTGGCAACGGCGTTTCTGGGAACATTATATCCGCGATGAGGAGGATTGGAGAAGACATGTGGATTATATCCACTTTAATCCTGTTAAACATGGTTATGTTTCTGAACCTCAGGATTGGCCATATAGTTCATATCCTCAAGCTGTTCGTAAGGGTTGGTATGAAACAGACGTATTACGTGAAGAAGATTTCAAAGATATGGACTTTGAGTAA